From the Desulfurispira natronophila genome, the window GATGCGCTTTACGTCAAAACCCCATTGACTTGCAATGTAGTCAAATGTAGTGCGGTGGTAAAAAGACGTATGAGTAGGATCGCTTTTATAGTACCAACTGGGGAAGTCAATACACTCATCCCATAACTGGGTCATGACGATCAGGTGACCACCGGGCCTCAAGAGGTTTGCTATCAGGCTTATTTCTTTATAAGGCTGGTGAAAGTGTTCAAAGCTTTCAGTGGCAAATATGAAGTCGTACTGATTGGCTAGTGGTAGGGGGTAAAAAATAGGATCATAGTTGTCGCACTTAAGGCTATGTTCTTGCAGTAACATACAGAGGGTTGGGCCGGGGCCACATCCGAAGTCAAGTCCATGCTGGTCAGCGCTCAGGTAGGGTAGGGCCGGATGTAGTGCTTGCTTTAAAAAACGAACATATCCTTCGTGCTTAGGTGAATTCTCGTGGTGCTCATAGACTTGGCGCTCTATCTGCAGTGAAGGGAGACAGTGTGGTGCCACAAAGATGAGTCGACAATTGTAACATTTCCAGTAGGCTCGTTTTTTTCGAGTTTGCCACAGATAGTTGGTTTGGGGTTTAAGGCAAAGAGGACAAGCTGGCATAAGACTTATGGTAGCTGATTATTTACTGAGCCATGAGTTTGATGATTTGTTTTTTGCGCTTTGTCTAAAATGACAAGCAACTCATCATCGGACAGATACTCCAGGATCAGTTGGCGGTTAAGCAGCCCACGCTCATGACCTCTTTGAGCGGCCTTTTGAAAGTAAATGCTGGCTGTGATGAGATTTTGTTCAACCCCATTTCCTTCGGCATACAGAGTTCCCAGGTTATTTAAAGCGGCTCCATCTCCATGAGCAGCTGCCCTTGCATACCAGTATCGTGCCATGTTTATATCCTTATCAACTCCTTCGCCTCGACTGTACAGGTACCCCAGGTTGTACTGAGCCCGCACGTACCCTTTTTGTGCGGCTCTTTTGTACCAGCGAATAGCCTCAATGCGATTTCGGCTTACTCCTTCGCCATAGTAGTACATAGTTGCCAGGTTGTGCTGAGCTTCCAATGACCCATTTTGGGCAGCTTTGAGATGCCACTCATAAGCTCTTTCATGATCAGGGGCGTTTACACCCAGCCCCAATGCATAAAGAGTGGCAAGGCTGAACTGTGAGGCAGGTAAGCCACTTTCAGCAGCTTGCTCAAACCAATGTAATGCCAGTTGATAGTCACGGGGAACTCCGTCTCCGCGGGCAAAGTGTGTGGCAAGTCTCTCCTTTGCCAGTGGTACTCCAGCCTCAGCAGCAGCTTTGAACCAGTCAACAGCTTCACTGTGGTCGACCTCCATGTTTAACCCGTCAGCAAGTGAAAGGCCCATCATGTATTTGGCCTCTGGCTTACCTTGTAGAGCAAGCTCTTGCAGTATGGGCATAATATGAGAAGAATCTTGACGATAAAATGCTATCAAAATTCTCCGCCACTGCTGATCCTGGAAGCTTTTTTCTGAGACAGTGCTGAATATGTCTAAGTCGAGTACGTTATCTATATCATGTGGAGGATAAGGTTCGTTGAAGTAAACCAACTCGTCTGCGCGGGCAGACATTGCAATCAGAAGTATGGTAGCAAGGGTAAGGATTCTTGATAGGTTGCCGTAGATCATATTATCCTGCCATTTAAAGATTAAATTTAATTATATATCACTACAGGCTGAAGAAGCAAATGCCCATCCAGGTACGCCAAGCTATTACTTTGCCGTTTATAGTAATGATATATTGTGGTAACAATTAAGTTTCCGTTATTTGATTATATTTGCAAGGAAATAAACCTTATGGAGGATGATGCATATGCCCTGCGAGAATATTAAAGTCCAGTGCTCCTGTACTTTTCCCGGTTGCCCGCGCAAAGGCAACTGCTGTGAATGTGTAGCCTATCACCGTAAGAAAAAACAGGTTACTGCATGTTTTTTTTCGCCTGAAGCTGAGTCAAGTTATGATCGCTCTGTAACCAATCTGGCCCGAGATCACAGATTGCTATAAACGTGTCAAAAAATACTCATTGGCTGCTTTATGGTGCAAGCGGATATACAGGCAGATTGGTAGCCAAAGAAGCTGTGCGTCAAGGTATAGCTCCGATACTTGGTGGGCGCTCACTTCACTCCCTTACCTCAGTGGCGGCAGACTATAATCTGACTTGGCGCCTTTTTGATCAGCAGCAAGCTTGTCCATCCGTATTAGATGGTGTGTCGCTTGTCGTAAACTGTGCTGGTCCTTTTGCAGAAACCGCACCATGGCTGGCACGTCTTTGTGTGGAGTGTGGCGTCCATTATATTGACATTGGTGGTGAAGTCAGTGTGGTGCAGCAGCTCCTTCAGTTGGATGCATCTGCTCGCTCACATGGTGTGGCCATAGTCCCTGCCTGTGGCTTGGCCTCAATAGCTACGGATTGTCTCGCGCAAGCATTACTGAAAAAACTCCCAACACCCACTCATTTACGATTTGCTGTTGAGTATTGTCATCTTCCCTGCCGGGGCAGTGTTGAAAGTGTGCTTCTGGCTCTCCTGGGATGGCGCAAAGGTTTGTCAGTAGCTGCCGGGTCGTTGCGCACAGCAGTGTTAAGTCTTGGCTGTCTGCCTCTGAGTAGAAGAGAGCGTAAAATCGAAGTCAGTCCATGGGGAAGTAAGACCATACAAGTAGGCTTTGATGGCCAAATTCGGCACGCAACACTGTTTCCTTGGCCAGATGCATTCTGCCTTTACCCAAGCACACAGGTGGCAAATATTGAAAGCTACCTTGTGTTAAAGCCATGGGAGATTCGTGTTCTGAAAATGGTACCTTATATGAGCCCATTCTTGCAGCTTCCGTTAATTCAGCGCTCGATGCTGGCTCGCCTTCCTGCTAATTATGTTCCAAAGTTTCCAATTGGAGGCCAAAACAGGATTTGGGCAAAAGCCATCTCAGGTGACCATGAAGCTCAAGGGTGGCTTACCCACAAACCTGGGCAACACATGTCGGGTTATGATTTTACTGTATTCGGCGTGTTGGCAGTTGCCAAGCGAATGCTGGCAAATCGTGACCACCCTGTCGGTTTTTGCTCTCCGGCTCAGGTGGCAGGAGATGATCTTTGGCATGATATAGTAAACACCGAGTTATGGGTCGACTCACAGTGACGCTCCATCTCTGTACTTTTCAATATCTGACTGATCATGTAAGATTATTTTTTATACTCTCAGAAGCACAAAATAAGTTTCACAAGACAGGTACTAGGTTGCTAGAAATATCTGTGCAATAACCCACGAGGATTGTTGAGGGACGCAGCATGAATATTGCAACCAAGATGTTTTAAAATATTTTACACTTATCGCCTCATAGAATTGACAGTCGCAATTACGGTATCAAGAAAGGCACCTCATGGAAATTCGTTTGCAAAAAATACTGGCCCAGGCAGGAGTTGCTTCCAGACGCAAAGCAGAAGAGTTTATCGTTGAGGGGCGGGTGATGGTAAATGGCAAAAAGGTAACGGAGCTTGGCGCTAAAGCTGATCCTGATCATGACTTTATTGCTGTTGATGGTAAAAAAATAGATATATTCCGCTCCCATACTTATATAATTCTTCACAAACCAACTGGATACATCACCTCGACTTCAGATGACAAGGAGCGGCCTGTTGTAATGGAGCTTCTACCGAATTCAAAAGAGCGGCTGGTGCCAGTTGGGCGACTGGACTGGGACTCTTCAGGCCTACTTATACTTACTAATGATGGTGATTTGGCCTACATTATGACTCACCCTGCATTTCATGTGCCCAAGACCTACATGGTCCGCTTGGATATGCCTCTGAAACCAGAGCACCTTCGTCAGCTGGAGCAAGGGGTGGAAATCGATGGTAGGCGCACCCAGCCGGCCAAATTGCGTCTTGTCAATACCGGTAATCAGAAGAAAGCTACTAATCAATGGTATGAGATTACTATAACAGAGGGGCGTAACCGACAGGTTCGCCGTATGTTTGAAACGGTTGGTTATACTGTTCGCAAGCTCAAGCGAACCAGTGTGGGCGATATTTTGCTGGGGGGAATTGCCACAGGGAAGTACCGCTATGCCGAGCCTTGGGAGATTGAGTATTTTGCCAAACTAAAACAGCAGAAACTAGACAGGAAATAAGTATGAAACCACTTGTTTTGCGCGATACAGTTTTTCCAAACCGGGTAATGGTTGCCAGCGGTACCTTTGGCTATGGATTGGAGTTTAATGACTACTTCCCTGTTTCTCGGTTGGGCGGGATCAGTGTAAAAGGCCTGAGTTTAAGTGGAAGCCAGGGTAATGCCATGCCGCGCATTGCCGAAACCTATGGTGGCATGCTCAATGCCATTGGTCTGCAGAACATTGGAGTACAGTCATTTGTTACAGAAAAACTGCCCCAGCTACGAGAAATCGGTGCAACGGTTATTGCCAATTTTTATGGCAATACGGTTGATGAATATGTTGCCTGTGCTCAGGCCCTGTCTGTAGATGGAATTCATGCCCTGGAGATGAATATATCCTGCCCCAATGTTAAGAGTGGTGGTATTGCCTTTGGCTCAGATGTTGAAATGACCCGCAGTGTGGTGCAGGCGGTTCGAGAGTCAACCGATAAGCCTCTTATTGTAAAGCTTAGCCCGAACGTGGCAGATATTCGGCCTTTTGCTGAAGCTTCTGTCAATAGCGGTGCCGACAGCCTGAGCTTGATCAACACCCTGATTGGCATGGCTATTGACATTAAAACCCGCAAGCCACGTATTGCCAACTTGACTGGTGGTTTAAGTGGCCCTGCCATCAAGCCGGTTGGCATACGCATGGTATATCAAGTGTGCCAGGTTACAGACGTGCCCGTCATTGGTATAGGGGGGGTTATGAATCGTGATGACGCTCTGGAGTATTTTTTAGCGGGAGCAAGTGCCGTGCAAGTAGGCACCGCAAACTTCATCAATCCTGCAGCATCCCTGCAGATACTGGAAGAACTGGAAAGTTTTTTTGTTAACAATGCAATAGATTTTGACCAATATCGAGGAGGGGTAATAATATGATAAGCTTTGGCACCAGCGGTTGGCGCGGTCATCTGGCCTACGATTTTACCTTTCAGGGGGTTGCGTGTGTCACCAAAGCGATTGCTGAAGTGGTAAAAAAAGGTCCAAACGTAGCCAATGGTGTTGTTATTGGCAGAGATCCCCGTTTTCTGACAGAGAAGTTTGCTCGAGATGCAGCTCGTATTCTGGCAGCCGAAGGAGTTGCCGCGCATCTGATCGAAAGAGACATACCCACACCTGTTATATCTCACGCGATTATTCATAACCAGCTTGCTGGCGGTATAAACTTTACCGCAAGCCATAATCCCAGCGACTACTCTGGCATGAAGTACTCCATGCCAAGTGGTGGTCCTGCACTTCCCCAGGTCACCCAGGAAATTGCTCGCATTGCTAACGAACTTTTGGTTAATGACTGGCAACCTGAATTCAGCGATAAATATCTCATTATGGATCCACTGGAAGACTACTATCAGGCCATAGAGAGGATCGTAGATTTTCAGCTTCTGGCGCCATATAAATACGCTCTTAATCCGGTATACGGAACTGCTCGTGATGTCCTGGATGAGCTTTTGCGTCGCAATCAGGTGAGTTACGATATTGTCAATGACTTTCGTGATCCTTACTTTGGCGGATATCCACCTGAACCTGCAAAAGAAAATATCCAGGATTTTATTGATTTTATTCAGCCGACCCATGCTTTGGGGTTAATGTGCGATGGTGATGGCGATCGCTTTGGTATACTTGAAAACACGGGTGAGGTACTTAATCCCAACGATGTGGCAACAGTACTGGCATGGTACCTGATAGGTGAGAAAAAGATGCCTGGTGGAACTGCCCGTAGTGTTGCCACAACCCACATGCTGGACAAGGTGGCTCGCTATTTTGGAAGAGAGCTCTATGAGACACCAGTTGGGTTCAAGTGGCTAGGTGAGTTGATTAGTAACGATAAAATAGCGATAGGTGCTGAGGAAAGTGCTGGGCTCTCTGTCTATGGACACGTGCCAGAGAAAGACGGTATATTGGCAGTTCTGCTGGTGGCCGAGGCAGTAGCTTTTTACAAGAAGAGCTTTTCTGAAATACTACAGGATATACGTAATGCCGTAGGGACATTGATTTGTCAGCGAATCAACCTTTCACTTGATGGCCTGGACATGACGGCTATTCGCTCTGCACTGGATCAGGACGTGCAGGAATTGGGCGATGTGCCAGTGCAATCTATAAACCGTACTGAGGGAGTCAAGTTTATTGTTGATAGCGAACGATGGATACTTGTGCGTCTCTCTGGTACAGAGCCAGTAGCGCGCGTTTATGCAGAGGCACCTAGCGAGGCTGAAGTTCAGCGCCTCTTGGATGTAGGAAAAAAATACCTGTTGAGCAAATAAAGCTATGGGCAGGAATTTGCTTATACCTCTCATAACCATCTGTTTTGCCGTAGGGTTTCTTGTTTCATTTGTCTTTAGTGATATGGGATATTTGCGATATCGTGAAATTTTGCAGGATCGTGAAGACTTGGAAACCCGGCTGCGTGACGTAGCTTACGAGGCGAACCTGGTTGAGAACGAAATTCATCGATTGACCGATGACCCTGATCATCTGATTCGCATGGCACGGCAAGAACTAGGTATGATACTCCCCGGAGAACGGGTTATAAAAATACTGGATGGAGAAGTTGATTATGATGACCAATGAAGCTGTTCTTGAAGTATTCAAAGAAACCGGTGCCTTGCTCAAGGGACATTTTTTGCTCACCAGTGGTAAGCACTCGGATAGTTATCTTCAGTGTGCCCGGGTTATGCAATATCCTCGCAAGGGTCAGCAACTTTGCTCAGAGCTGGCAGCCAAAATTGAAGACGAGATTGACGTGGTGCTGGCCCCAGCCTTGGGAGGTATACGCGCAGGTCATGAGGTAGCACGAGCGCTGGGAGCGAGATCTATTTATGCAGAGCGAGAGCACGGGCAGTTTACCTTGCGTCGTGGTTTTGTTTTGCAGCCCGGAGAACGCGTTCTTATTGTTGAAGATGTTATTACAACGGGTGGCAGTGTAAAGGAAGTTATTAAATTGGCACTGGCCCATGGTGCTAATGTGGTACGAGCCGCTTCACTGGTAGATCGCAGTAATGGCACCGCCGAATTGGGTACCCCATACACCAGCTTACTCAGCCTGAGTGTACCAGTGTATGACGCTGAGGAGTGTCCTATGTGCCGCGAAGGAAAAATTGATTTGGTGAAACCAGGTAGCCGTGACCTGATAAAACAAGTTTGACGAAAAGTATAGATCAACCTTAATTAAGCTTTTTACGCTTATGGGTGAGTTCTATCCACAGCCTTCCCTGATCGTGACAGGGAAGGCTGTGTTGTGTTATTGTACTGCTTCTTAATTGCAAAATTACAGATTGTTTAAAACTACGTGGTGCATAATGCTTCCTGGCTCAGGTATCGTTCACAGCATGGGCATTCACTGAATAGAATCGACATGGCAGTCATACCCATTTGCTTTCAGGTTAAAGCGATGGAAGTTTCAAGAAAAAAGGATTTACGTGGATATCAAACTCATACTTATGCCATTTATCGGAATGTT encodes:
- a CDS encoding tetratricopeptide repeat protein; translation: MSARADELVYFNEPYPPHDIDNVLDLDIFSTVSEKSFQDQQWRRILIAFYRQDSSHIMPILQELALQGKPEAKYMMGLSLADGLNMEVDHSEAVDWFKAAAEAGVPLAKERLATHFARGDGVPRDYQLALHWFEQAAESGLPASQFSLATLYALGLGVNAPDHERAYEWHLKAAQNGSLEAQHNLATMYYYGEGVSRNRIEAIRWYKRAAQKGYVRAQYNLGYLYSRGEGVDKDINMARYWYARAAAHGDGAALNNLGTLYAEGNGVEQNLITASIYFQKAAQRGHERGLLNRQLILEYLSDDELLVILDKAQKTNHQTHGSVNNQLP
- a CDS encoding saccharopine dehydrogenase family protein, which codes for MSKNTHWLLYGASGYTGRLVAKEAVRQGIAPILGGRSLHSLTSVAADYNLTWRLFDQQQACPSVLDGVSLVVNCAGPFAETAPWLARLCVECGVHYIDIGGEVSVVQQLLQLDASARSHGVAIVPACGLASIATDCLAQALLKKLPTPTHLRFAVEYCHLPCRGSVESVLLALLGWRKGLSVAAGSLRTAVLSLGCLPLSRRERKIEVSPWGSKTIQVGFDGQIRHATLFPWPDAFCLYPSTQVANIESYLVLKPWEIRVLKMVPYMSPFLQLPLIQRSMLARLPANYVPKFPIGGQNRIWAKAISGDHEAQGWLTHKPGQHMSGYDFTVFGVLAVAKRMLANRDHPVGFCSPAQVAGDDLWHDIVNTELWVDSQ
- a CDS encoding phosphoglucomutase/phosphomannomutase family protein, whose protein sequence is MISFGTSGWRGHLAYDFTFQGVACVTKAIAEVVKKGPNVANGVVIGRDPRFLTEKFARDAARILAAEGVAAHLIERDIPTPVISHAIIHNQLAGGINFTASHNPSDYSGMKYSMPSGGPALPQVTQEIARIANELLVNDWQPEFSDKYLIMDPLEDYYQAIERIVDFQLLAPYKYALNPVYGTARDVLDELLRRNQVSYDIVNDFRDPYFGGYPPEPAKENIQDFIDFIQPTHALGLMCDGDGDRFGILENTGEVLNPNDVATVLAWYLIGEKKMPGGTARSVATTHMLDKVARYFGRELYETPVGFKWLGELISNDKIAIGAEESAGLSVYGHVPEKDGILAVLLVAEAVAFYKKSFSEILQDIRNAVGTLICQRINLSLDGLDMTAIRSALDQDVQELGDVPVQSINRTEGVKFIVDSERWILVRLSGTEPVARVYAEAPSEAEVQRLLDVGKKYLLSK
- a CDS encoding dihydroorotate dehydrogenase, whose product is MKPLVLRDTVFPNRVMVASGTFGYGLEFNDYFPVSRLGGISVKGLSLSGSQGNAMPRIAETYGGMLNAIGLQNIGVQSFVTEKLPQLREIGATVIANFYGNTVDEYVACAQALSVDGIHALEMNISCPNVKSGGIAFGSDVEMTRSVVQAVRESTDKPLIVKLSPNVADIRPFAEASVNSGADSLSLINTLIGMAIDIKTRKPRIANLTGGLSGPAIKPVGIRMVYQVCQVTDVPVIGIGGVMNRDDALEYFLAGASAVQVGTANFINPAASLQILEELESFFVNNAIDFDQYRGGVII
- the pyrE gene encoding orotate phosphoribosyltransferase gives rise to the protein MTNEAVLEVFKETGALLKGHFLLTSGKHSDSYLQCARVMQYPRKGQQLCSELAAKIEDEIDVVLAPALGGIRAGHEVARALGARSIYAEREHGQFTLRRGFVLQPGERVLIVEDVITTGGSVKEVIKLALAHGANVVRAASLVDRSNGTAELGTPYTSLLSLSVPVYDAEECPMCREGKIDLVKPGSRDLIKQV
- a CDS encoding pseudouridine synthase — translated: MEIRLQKILAQAGVASRRKAEEFIVEGRVMVNGKKVTELGAKADPDHDFIAVDGKKIDIFRSHTYIILHKPTGYITSTSDDKERPVVMELLPNSKERLVPVGRLDWDSSGLLILTNDGDLAYIMTHPAFHVPKTYMVRLDMPLKPEHLRQLEQGVEIDGRRTQPAKLRLVNTGNQKKATNQWYEITITEGRNRQVRRMFETVGYTVRKLKRTSVGDILLGGIATGKYRYAEPWEIEYFAKLKQQKLDRK
- a CDS encoding methyltransferase domain-containing protein; this encodes MAPHCLPSLQIERQVYEHHENSPKHEGYVRFLKQALHPALPYLSADQHGLDFGCGPGPTLCMLLQEHSLKCDNYDPIFYPLPLANQYDFIFATESFEHFHQPYKEISLIANLLRPGGHLIVMTQLWDECIDFPSWYYKSDPTHTSFYHRTTFDYIASQWGFDVKRIEGNQRVIILQRNGKTAT
- a CDS encoding FtsB family cell division protein; this encodes MGRNLLIPLITICFAVGFLVSFVFSDMGYLRYREILQDREDLETRLRDVAYEANLVENEIHRLTDDPDHLIRMARQELGMILPGERVIKILDGEVDYDDQ